From a region of the Mercurialis annua linkage group LG1-X, ddMerAnnu1.2, whole genome shotgun sequence genome:
- the LOC126665146 gene encoding rop guanine nucleotide exchange factor 1-like isoform X2 has protein sequence MAFVQLLPSPMPLQIYLRSKRIAKISRFCLCTSAHIKVYLAASVFGELWKLEPLSPQKKSMWNREMELLLCVSDSIVELVPSKQDFPGSGTFEVMVPRPRLDLFVNLPALKKLDAMLLDILDGFSGSEFYYVDRGVIVAGGDETQTFTLPSSSARLSISNEKCWLPFPKVPQNGLSGDTRKSLQQCKECTNQIFKAAMAINSSVLTEMEVPNAYLESLPKSGKACLGEDIYRHVATKRFSPDSLLDYLDLSSEYSTLDVSNRIEAAAHIWRKKYLKGHSIHERAGKKSTWGGRVKGLVGELERSKLLARRAEILLDSLRLRFPALPQTTLDTNKIQCNKDVGHAIIESYSRVIESLAFNMISRINDLLYVDDATKQRAAAELASWYDQGRLGVGAHPEQNQMSLGPVSFRHSFSASSTPLQAFDSSREKTRFSHGSADHFTKKGKIRNSPIQTLQKLTF, from the exons ATGGCGTTTGTACAGCTCTTGCCATCTCCAATGCCATTACAAATCTATCTG AGAAGCAAAAGGATTGCTAAGATATCACGTTTCTGTCTGTGTACATCTGCTCATATTAAGGTATATTTGGCAGCTTCTGTTTTTGGGGAGCTATGGAAGTTAGAGCCGCTATCACCTCAAAAAAAGTCAATGTGGAACCGAGAGATGGAATTGCTTTTATGTGTGAGTGATTCCATTGTGGAGCTTGTGCCATCCAAGCAAGATTTCCCAGGCAGTGGAACCTTTGAGGTTATGGTGCCCCGCCCTCGCTTAGACCTTTTTGTGAACCTTCCTGCCCTAAAGAAGCTTGACGCCATGCTGCTTGACATTCTTGATGGGTTTTCGGGTTCTGAGTTTTACTACGTTGACCGTGGGGTGATAGTTGCTGGTGGTGATGAAACTCAAACATTCACTTTGCCATCATCTTCTGCACGCCTGTCTATCAGTAATGAGAAGTGCTGGCTTCCATTTCCTAAAGTACCCCAGAATGGTTTATCTGGAGATACAAGAAAGAGCCTGCAGCAGTGTAAAGAGTGCACAAATCAGATCTTTAAGGCTGCAATGGCAATTAATAGCAGTGTGTTGACTGAGATGGAAGTTCCAAATGCTTACCTGGAGAGCTTGCCCAAG AGCGGAAAAGCTTGTTTAGGTGAGGACATATATCGCCACGTAGCTACCAAACGATTCTCTCCTGATAGTCTTCTGGATTACTTAGACCTATCGTCAGAGTATTCCACCTTGGACGTATCAAACAGGATAGAAGCAGCTGCACATATTTGGAGGAAGAAGTACCTAAAAGGTCACAGCATCCATGAAAGGGCCGGGAAGAAGTCGACATGGGGTGGCAGGGTTAAAGGATTAGTTGGTGAATTAGAAAGAAGTAAGCTTCTAGCACGACGAGCTGAGATCCTCTTAGATAGCTTAAGGCTACGGTTCCCAGCTCTCCCACAGACCACTTTGGACACAAACAAGATTCAGTGTAACAAG GATGTTGGACACGCCATTATTGAGAGCTATTCTAGGGTGATCGAAAGCTTAGCCTTTAATATGATATCAAGGATTAATGATCTCTTATATGTGGATGATGCCACCAAGCAACGTGCAGCAGCAGAGTTGGCATCTTGGTATGACCAGGGAAGACTTGGGGTTGGTGCACATCcagaacaaaatcaaatgtcaCTCGGCCCCGTTTCTTTTCGACACAGTTTCTCTGCTTCTTCGACTCCACTGCAGGCTTTCGACTCTTCTCGTGAGAAAACTAGATTCTCTCATGGAAGTGCAGATCATTTTACAAAGAAAGGCAAGATTAGGAACTCGCCAATTCAGACATTACAGAAACTAACCTTCTGA
- the LOC126672184 gene encoding enoyl-CoA hydratase 2, peroxisomal: protein MSESSQFDADRVLAHKFPETTYVYSERDAAVYALGIGACGRDAIDKDELKYVYHENGQQFIKVLPTFAALFSLGSLSTGLDLPGLQYDPRLLLHGQQYIEIYKPFPSSASMHNKVSLAGLHDKGKAAIVEIETKSYEKESGELLCMNRSTVYLRGAGGFSNSTSPFSYSNYPSNQVPAVKIPKTRPFAVYEDVIQPSQALLYRLSGDYNPLHSDPMVATVAGFSRPILHGLCSLGFAVRAIIKCICRGDPSIIKTISGRFLLHVYPGETLITEMWLEGLRVIYQAKIKERNRAVLSGFVDLHHLASSL, encoded by the exons atgtcgGAGTCTTCGCAATTTGATGCTGATCGTGTTCTTGCTCACAAATTCCCAGAG ACAACATATGTTTACTCTGAAAG aGATGCAGCAGTTTATGCTTTGGGAATTGGAGCTTGTGGTCGTGATGCTATTGATAAGGACGAGCTTAAATATGTTTATCATGAAAACGGTCAGCAATTTATCAAG GTTTTACCAACATTTGCTGCATTGTTTTCGCTCGGATCATTGTCAACTGGTTTAGATTTGCCAGGCTTGCA ATATGATCCGCGTCTTTTGCTGCATGGACAGCAATATATAGAAATTTACAAGCCATTTCCTTCAAGTGCATCT ATGCATAACAAAGTTAGTCTTGCTGGACTGCACGACAAAG GTAAAGCAGCTATTGttgaaattgaaacaaaaagttACGAGAAAGAATCGGGTGAATTGTTGTGCATGAATAG GTCTACTGTTTATCTTCGAGGTGCTGGTGGCTTCTCAAACTCCACTTCCCCATTTTCTTATTCCAATTATCCCTCCAATCAGGTTCCTGCTGTAAAAATTCCCAAAACTCGGCCTTTTGCGGTTTATGAGGATGTTATTCAGCCTTCTCAG GCCTTGCTATATAGGCTATCTGGCGATTACAATCCTCTGCATTCAGATCCTATGGTTGCTACAGTTGCAGG ATTCTCGCGTCCAATATTGCATGGGCTGTGCTCACTTGGATTTGCAGTTAGGGCAATCATCAAATGCATTTGCAGAGGAGATCCAAGCATTATTAAAACCATATCAGGGAGATTCCTTTTACATGTGTATCCTGGTGAAACTTTGATCACTGAAATGTGGCTTGAAGGCTTGAG GGTCATATACCAGGcgaagataaaagaaagaaatcGAGCAGTGCTATCTGGCTTTGTGGATCTCCATCACTTAGCATCATCTTTGTAA
- the LOC126672182 gene encoding uncharacterized protein LOC126672182, which yields MSNETEPLLVSSAEDTAAQLIPPATVSERDMKLVEEAVRSLPSHAVKDLLSNGVCIRCIFRLLGIQEHMCNMLGEPLEGYESMKDWCTSKESEVCSVCLGILQCTHYDDKGVLVKKENALNLSASIVESIKQQGHQIDSFSLEVSIPSIIQENENIVRLYMERKYKLELWFPESLSKCISTKDALKLAIANSLEELLDLKSGPSSCRIRLTYSQGKPLIVAPNSVEGGEDCKRRKTGADIAMESVSNGSANSLSGLQNYESSECMIFPSDKVNEPCNLLFNCYRTSIYFGGRYLKFSRNVSQSRWIIDDERMGEASVEEIIGGGILPMCQGDSYKFHAAGREDIDVRMLGSGRPFLVEILNARQVPSETHVKEIESKINNINGKLVGVKHLKMVSNEGWALMHEGEAEKQKQYCALVWISRPLEDQDLQLIVSHKDMQICQKTPVRVLHRRSPLEREKIIHWMNVEKLTGSCQYFLLHLCTQAGTYIKEFVHGDLGRTNPNVGSILGCRAEILQLDVTDVKMDCFLAD from the exons ATGTCGAACGAGACTGAACCTCTACTGGTTAGCTCAGCAGAAGACACGGCGGCGCAACTTATTCCACCTGCCACCGTTAGCGAGCGTGACATGAAACTCGTAGAAGAAGCTGTTCGTTCTTTGCCGTCTCACGCCGTTAAGGACTTGCTGTCCAACGGG GTTTGCATCAGATGCATTTTTCGGCTACTTGGAATTCAAGAGCATATGTGTAATATGCTTGGAGAACCTTTGGAAGGTTATGAATCCATGAAAGATTGGTGTACATCTAAGGAATCAGAAGTGTGCAGTGTGTGTTTGGGAATCTTGCAGTGTACTCACTATGATGATAAAGGAGTTCTAGTGAAAAAAGAGAATGCTCTTAACTTATCTGCGTCAATTGTTGAATCGATAAAGCAACAAGGTCATCAGATTGATAGTTTTTCCCTCGAAGTCTCTATACCATCAATTATACaggaaaatgaaaatattgttcG ATTGTATATGGAAAGGAAATACAAATTAGAGCTATGGTTCCCGGAAAGCCTTTCTAAATGCATTTCTACAAAGGATGCTTTAAAGCTTGCAATAGCTAATTCTCTTGAAGAGTTGTTG GATTTAAAATCTGGTCCAAGTTCTTGTCGCATTCGTTTGACTTACAGCCAAGGAAAGCCATTAATTGTGGCTCCAAATTCAGTGGAGGGAGGTGAAGATTGCAAGAGAAGAAAAACAG GCGCTGATATTGCTATGGAGTCCGTTAGTAATGGTAGTGCAAATTCTCTCTCTGGTCTGCAAAATTATGAATCTTCGGAGTGCATGATTTTCCCCAGTGATAAG GTAAATGAGCCCTGCAACTTGTTATTTAATTGCTACAGGACATCTATTTACTTTGGTGGGAGATACTTAAAG TTCTCAAGGAATGTTAGCCAATCACGTTGGATCATTGATGATGAAAGAATGGGAGAAGCATCTGTTGAG GAGATCATAGGTGGCGGCATTCTTCCAATGTGTCAGGGTGACAGTTACAAATTTCATGCTGCTGGTAGAGAGGATATAGAC GTTCGGATGCTGGGTTCTGGTAGGCCCTTCCTGGTTGAGATACTAAATGCGCGCCAAGTCCCATCAGAGACTCATGTAAAAGAAATAGAATCAAAGATAAATAACATAAATGGAAAATTG GTTGGTGTTAAGCATCTAAAAATGGTATCAAATGAGGGGTGGGCTTTGATGCATGAAGGGGAAGCAGAAAAGCAG AAGCAATATTGTGCATTAGTATGGATTTCACGCCCTCTTGAGGATCAAGACTTGCAGTTGATTGTTTCCCATAAGGACATG CAAATTTGTCAGAAAACGCCAGTGAGGGTGCTTCACCGTCGTAGTCCATTAGAACGCGAAAAGATCATTCATTG GATGAATGTAGAAAAGCTTACAGGGAGCTGTCAATACTTTCTTCTGCATCTATGCACACag GCTGGGACGTATATCAAAGAGTTCGTACATGGGGATCTCGGGCGCACCAACCCAAA CGTTGGATCAATTCTAGGATGCAGAGCTGAGATCTTGCAGCTTGACGTCACTGATGTCAAAATGGATTGCTTCCTGGCTGACTGA
- the LOC126672174 gene encoding uncharacterized protein LOC126672174, translating to MLSHTRHAHLFLSPSFSIPQFTRRLYNIAAPTPLSLLYSRKQNKTTTTTKNSFSHFSRSTMGSLSAADGPLKYPIARRDESVVEDYHGVKVADPYRWLEDPDAEEVKAFVQEQVKLTESVLKKCDAREKLRENITKLFDHPRYDAPFKRGDKYIYFHNTGLQAQNVLYVQDSLEGEAKVLLDPNALSEDGTVSLNTLSVSEDAKYLAYGLSTSGSDWVTVKVMRVEDKFVEADTLSWVKFSGISWTRDSKGFFYSRYPVPKEGEKIDAGTETDSSLYHEVYYHFLGTNQSEDILCWKDRENPKYMFGASVTDDGKYVLLYIDESCDPVNKVYYCDMSALPEGLQGFRGRNDLLPFTKLVDDFSGQYIAVANDDSVFTFLTNKDAPKYKLVRVDLKEPSVWTDVVPEAEKDVLESAIAVNRDQMILSYLSDVKYDLQVRDLKSGSLLHRLPIDIGTVNGISARRKDSTVFFGFTSFLTPGIIYQCNLDSEVPDMKIFREISVAGFDRTEFHVDQVFVPSKDGTKIPMFIVAKKNIKLDGSHPCLLYGYGGFNINLTPSFSVSRIILSKHLGAVFCIANIRGGGEYGEEWHKAGSLGNKQNCFDDFISAAEYLVSTGYTQPSKLCIEGGSNGGLLIGACINQRPDLFGCALAHVGVMDMLRFHKFTIGHAWTSDYGCSDKEEEFHWQIKYSPLHNVQRPWEQRNDQPRQYPSTMLLTADHDDRVVPLHSLKLLATMQHVLCTSLETSPQTNPIIGRIECKAGHGAGRPTQKMIDEAADRYSFMARVLDATWND from the exons ATGTTATCACACACTCGTCACGCGCATCTTTTTCTCTCGCCTAGTTTTTCCATCCCCCAATTTACGCGCCGCCTCTATAACATCGCTGCCCCAACTCCACTCTCATTGTTATATTCACGCAAGCAAAACAagacaacaacaacaacaaaaaattcaTTCTCTCATTTTTCTCGTTCAACAATGGGATCTCTCTCCGCCGCCGACGGACCGCTGAAGTATCCAATTGCTCGCCGTGACGAGTCTGTTGTGGAAGATTATCACGGCGTCAAGGTCGCTGATCCTTATAGATG GCTTGAAGATCCTGACGCTGAGGAAGTGAAAGCGTTTGTTCAAGAGCAAGTTAAATTAACGGAAAGCGTACTAAAGAAATGCGATGCTAGAGAAAAGCTTCGCGAGAATATTACGAAGCTGTTTGATCATCCGCGCTACGACGCGCCGTTTAAACGAGGTGATAAGTATATCTATTTCCACAATACTGGACTTCAAGCTCAAAACGTCCTCTACGTGCAG GATAGTTTAGAGGGAGAAGCCAAGGTTTTACTTGATCCGAATGCGCTAAGTGAGGACGGAACGGTGTCGTTGAACACACTTTCTGTTAGTGAGGATGCTAAGTATTTGGCTTACGGGCTTAGTACGAGCGGGAGTGACTGGGTGACGGTTAAAGTTATGCGTGTTGAGGATAAATTTGTTGAGGCTGACACATTATCTTGG GTTAAGTTTTCAGGTATTAGTTGGACACGTGATAGCAAAGGGTTTTTCTATAGCCGTTACCCTGTTCCTAA AGAGGGAGAGAAAATAGATGCCGGGACGGAGACTGATTCCAGTCTTTATCATGAAGTGTACTATCATTTCTTGGGTACAAATCAGTCTGAAGATATTTTATGCTGGAAGGATCGTGAGAATCCTAAATACATGTTTGGAGCTAGTGTAACGGATGATGGGAAG TATGTTCTCTTGTATATCGATGAGAGTTGTGATCCTGTCAACAAAGTATACTATTGTGATATGTCTGCACTTCCTGAAGGTCTTCAAGGTTTTAGGGGAAGAAATGACTTGCTCCCATTTACTAAGCTGGTTGATGACTTTAGTGGACAGTATATTGCCGTTGCAAATGATGACtcagtttttacttttttaactaATAAAGATGCTCCTAAATATAAACTAGTCCGTGTAGACTTGAAGGAGCCAAGTGTTTGGACGGATGTTGTCCCGGAAGCTGAAAAAGATGTATTGGAATCAGCAATTGCTGTTAATCGTGATCAAATGATTCTGAGTTACTTGAGTGATGTGAAATATGATCTACAAGTAAGGGACCTGAAATCAGGATCTCTACTACATCGGTTACCGATTGACATTGGCACAGTTAATGGCATATCTGCACGTCGGAAAGATAGTACAGTATTTTTTGGATTTACTAGTTTCCTTACCCCTGGTATCATATATCAGTGCAATTTAGACTCTGAAGTTCCGGATATGAAGATATTTCGTGAAATTAGTGTGGCAGGGTTTGACCGAACAGAGTTCCATGTAGATCAG GTGTTTGTTCCCAGCAAGGATGGTACCAAGATACCAATGTTTATTGTGGCCAAGAAGAACATAAAACTCGATGGTTCACACCCATGTTTATTGTATGGATATGGTGGATTTAACATTAATCTGACACCATCATTCAGTGTTAGTCGCATTATACTCTCGAAGCATTTGGGTGCTGTTTTTTGTATTGCAAACATTCGTGGTGGTGGAGAATATGGTGAGGAATGGCATAAAGCAGGCTCACTGGGGAACAAGCAAAATTGCTTTGATGACTTTATTTCTGCTGCTGAATATCTTGTATCTACTGGTTATACCCAGCCGAGTAAGTTATGCATTGAAGGTGGAAGCAATGGTGGGCTTCTTATTGGGGCTTGCATCAATCAG AGACCGGATCTTTTTGGTTGTGCTTTGGCTCATGTAGGCGTTATGGACATGTTGCGATTCCACAAGTTTACCATAG gTCATGCATGGACTTCTGATTATGGCTGTTCAGACAAGGAGGAAGAATTCCATTGGCAAATTAA GTATTCTCCACTGCATAATGTGCAAAGACCATGGGAACAGCGTAATGATCAACCTCGACAGTATCCATCCACCATGCTGCTTACTGCCGATCATGATGATCGAGTTGTGCCATTACACTCATTGAAGTTGTTAGCG ACCATGCAGCATGTTTTATGCACGAGCTTGGAGACTAGCCCCCAAACGAACCCGATAATAGGTCGCATTGAGTGTAAAGCTGGACATGGAGCTGGGCGTCCAACACAAAAAATG ATTGATGAAGCTGCTGATCGATATAGCTTCATGGCGAGGGTGTTGGACGCTACTTGGAATGATTAG
- the LOC126665146 gene encoding rop guanine nucleotide exchange factor 1-like isoform X1 → MGSVSSEDELDRLSERFDFDSYSLSADVSESESSSDFSYRYYDHHHGGASTSSPPPQLLDGFISPPPPLLHIMRPVAGAKHIVIPVRKEDKPEPELSEVEMMKARFSRLLLGEDMLGGGNGVCTALAISNAITNLSASVFGELWKLEPLSPQKKSMWNREMELLLCVSDSIVELVPSKQDFPGSGTFEVMVPRPRLDLFVNLPALKKLDAMLLDILDGFSGSEFYYVDRGVIVAGGDETQTFTLPSSSARLSISNEKCWLPFPKVPQNGLSGDTRKSLQQCKECTNQIFKAAMAINSSVLTEMEVPNAYLESLPKSGKACLGEDIYRHVATKRFSPDSLLDYLDLSSEYSTLDVSNRIEAAAHIWRKKYLKGHSIHERAGKKSTWGGRVKGLVGELERSKLLARRAEILLDSLRLRFPALPQTTLDTNKIQCNKDVGHAIIESYSRVIESLAFNMISRINDLLYVDDATKQRAAAELASWYDQGRLGVGAHPEQNQMSLGPVSFRHSFSASSTPLQAFDSSREKTRFSHGSADHFTKKGKIRNSPIQTLQKLTF, encoded by the exons atGGGGAGTGTTTCATCAGAGGATGAATTGGATCGACTCAGTGAGCGGTTTGATTTTGATAGCTACAGTTTGAGTGCGGATGTGAGTGAATCTGAGAGCTCCAGTGACTTTTCTTACCGCTATTATGATCATCATCATGGCGGCGCTTCCACTTCTTCACCGCCACCTCAGTTACTTGACGGTTTCATTTCTCCTCCGCCGCCTCTGCTTCATATAATGCGGCCGGTAGCTGGTGCTAAGCATATCGTCATTCCTGTGAGGAAGGAAGATAAGCCAGAGCCGGAATTATCTG AGGTTGAAATGATGAAAGCAAGATTTTCTAGGCTTCTGCTTGGCGAAGACATGTTAGGTGGAGGAAATGGCGTTTGTACAGCTCTTGCCATCTCCAATGCCATTACAAATCTATCTG CTTCTGTTTTTGGGGAGCTATGGAAGTTAGAGCCGCTATCACCTCAAAAAAAGTCAATGTGGAACCGAGAGATGGAATTGCTTTTATGTGTGAGTGATTCCATTGTGGAGCTTGTGCCATCCAAGCAAGATTTCCCAGGCAGTGGAACCTTTGAGGTTATGGTGCCCCGCCCTCGCTTAGACCTTTTTGTGAACCTTCCTGCCCTAAAGAAGCTTGACGCCATGCTGCTTGACATTCTTGATGGGTTTTCGGGTTCTGAGTTTTACTACGTTGACCGTGGGGTGATAGTTGCTGGTGGTGATGAAACTCAAACATTCACTTTGCCATCATCTTCTGCACGCCTGTCTATCAGTAATGAGAAGTGCTGGCTTCCATTTCCTAAAGTACCCCAGAATGGTTTATCTGGAGATACAAGAAAGAGCCTGCAGCAGTGTAAAGAGTGCACAAATCAGATCTTTAAGGCTGCAATGGCAATTAATAGCAGTGTGTTGACTGAGATGGAAGTTCCAAATGCTTACCTGGAGAGCTTGCCCAAG AGCGGAAAAGCTTGTTTAGGTGAGGACATATATCGCCACGTAGCTACCAAACGATTCTCTCCTGATAGTCTTCTGGATTACTTAGACCTATCGTCAGAGTATTCCACCTTGGACGTATCAAACAGGATAGAAGCAGCTGCACATATTTGGAGGAAGAAGTACCTAAAAGGTCACAGCATCCATGAAAGGGCCGGGAAGAAGTCGACATGGGGTGGCAGGGTTAAAGGATTAGTTGGTGAATTAGAAAGAAGTAAGCTTCTAGCACGACGAGCTGAGATCCTCTTAGATAGCTTAAGGCTACGGTTCCCAGCTCTCCCACAGACCACTTTGGACACAAACAAGATTCAGTGTAACAAG GATGTTGGACACGCCATTATTGAGAGCTATTCTAGGGTGATCGAAAGCTTAGCCTTTAATATGATATCAAGGATTAATGATCTCTTATATGTGGATGATGCCACCAAGCAACGTGCAGCAGCAGAGTTGGCATCTTGGTATGACCAGGGAAGACTTGGGGTTGGTGCACATCcagaacaaaatcaaatgtcaCTCGGCCCCGTTTCTTTTCGACACAGTTTCTCTGCTTCTTCGACTCCACTGCAGGCTTTCGACTCTTCTCGTGAGAAAACTAGATTCTCTCATGGAAGTGCAGATCATTTTACAAAGAAAGGCAAGATTAGGAACTCGCCAATTCAGACATTACAGAAACTAACCTTCTGA